In Nostoc sphaeroides, the genomic window CGAGAGGTAATTCTCGCCACAATTTAAGTAGGACGGCGGAAATAATTTGCATGTTTGTAGTAAGGACTTTAGTCCTAAAAGAAGGACTGAAGTCCTTACTACGAACTGGATTACAATAATTTTACATTAAAAAACACATAGTTTGAATTATTCACACCGACTTACTTAAATGAAAATGAAGAAACTTGAATCTCAAAGGAGAGTTACGTTTAAGAGTCCTTGTTAAGAAAAACAGGTTGGCCGCCTTGCTGAAGAGATACTGTTAAAGCAGCAAGAATTTCTACTAACTCAGTGCCTACCCAGCCAGACGAAACCTCAGAGGGAGTATTGTTGAGAACAGACACAACAAAGCAGGAGCAAACTCGCCCCAATGGTTCCCCTGGCTCTAATTCCAGCACCACCTGCTTTTGATTTACAGGAATAAATTGATTGCCCTGCTGTTGAAACTCTCCATGTAATAGGGTGAGAGGTGATGATTGCGACATCTCATCAAAAATCAAACTGCCAAGACTGCCCACAATTCCCAGCCGTCGCTGCTTATCAGGATTCAGCCAGCACAAATGAATATAAGCTTGAAAGTTATCTGGATATGTCAGTGTTAGCCATACTAGGTCAGCTAAACCTTGAGACAGAGGAGAATTTGTATCTTTCTTGCCCTCTGCTCCCCTGCTCCCCTGCTCCCCTGCTCCCTGTAGCCACACCATACCCGTTGCCTGTACTTTCACAGGGGTCTGACCTAGCCATGCGTTAAAGATAGCTATATCGTGAATAGCTAAGTCCCACAGTGCATCAACATCTTGCCGGACAGGCCCCAAATGGGTGCGCGTCGCGTAGCCATAGCGTAAATCTCCTAATTTACCCGCTTGTACTACAGTTTTTCCTTGCTCAACTGCTGGGTGAAATAAATAAGTGTGGTCAACCATGAGTATTAAATGATGCTGCTCTGCTAACTGGCAAAGTTCCCGGCATTCTGCTGGGTTGAGAGTTAGGGGTTTTTCAGCTAAAACATGATATCCCTGTTGGAGAGCGTCTTTAATTAAAGCATAGTGGGTGGTAGCTGGAGTTGCGATCGCCACTCCTGTCAATCCTGGCACTTTCTTTAAATCTTCCCACTGCGTTGTTAATACTACATCTTCATCTAACTTAAATTGCTGCTTTACCGCCGCTAATCTTTCTGGATGGGGATCTACTACAGCAACTACATCTACTTGGGGATGTGCTAAGAAATTCCGCAGCAGATGCACTCCCCAACGCCCAACTCCGATAACAGCAATTTTAATTTGGTTTGTCATTTGTCATTTGTCATTTGTCATTTGTCATAGAACCTCGCGGGATGCGGGAAACTCAGCGTCTTCAGACCTTACTAGGGAAGCGGCACGAGCGATTTTAATCGCAGTGGTATGTGCTATTTATGTTAAAATTAGATTGTGAGTAAGAACAAAAAACATCTACGTGTTGAAGCATCCTAGTATCGGAGAAATCCCGACTCCTGTGAAACAACGGTTAGGTTTACAGTCCTAATGG contains:
- a CDS encoding Gfo/Idh/MocA family protein codes for the protein MTNQIKIAVIGVGRWGVHLLRNFLAHPQVDVVAVVDPHPERLAAVKQQFKLDEDVVLTTQWEDLKKVPGLTGVAIATPATTHYALIKDALQQGYHVLAEKPLTLNPAECRELCQLAEQHHLILMVDHTYLFHPAVEQGKTVVQAGKLGDLRYGYATRTHLGPVRQDVDALWDLAIHDIAIFNAWLGQTPVKVQATGMVWLQGAGEQGSRGAEGKKDTNSPLSQGLADLVWLTLTYPDNFQAYIHLCWLNPDKQRRLGIVGSLGSLIFDEMSQSSPLTLLHGEFQQQGNQFIPVNQKQVVLELEPGEPLGRVCSCFVVSVLNNTPSEVSSGWVGTELVEILAALTVSLQQGGQPVFLNKDS